A single window of Apodemus sylvaticus chromosome 4, mApoSyl1.1, whole genome shotgun sequence DNA harbors:
- the LOC127682275 gene encoding small proline-rich protein 3-like: protein MSSYQQKQPLVAPPQPQQHQVKQPCQLPPQGKFVPIATSEPCHTDVPQPGNTKIPEPCSTKVPEPGYPVVREPDYTTMPGPCSTSISEPDYTTIPGPCSTNIPGSHCTVVPRSCSTNISEPDYTTIPGPSSTNVPGSDCTIVPRSCSSNITEPNYTTIPGPSSTKIPDSGCAMVPGPCITNISEPSSEPCSTNIPEPGYLNASEPIHGKVPDQGYTKIPDQGYSKAPEPCQAKIPEVCPTTVTPILAQQKTKQK from the coding sequence ATGAGTTCTTACCAGCAAAAGCAGCCCCTTGTCGCACCTCCTCAGCCTCAACAGCATCAAGTGAAGCAACCTTGTCAACTTCCACCACAAGGAAAATTTGTTCCCATAGCTACCTCTGAGCCATGCCACACAGATGTTCCACAACCAGGCAACACCAAGATTCCAGAACCATGCAGCACCAAAGTGCCTGAGCCAGGCTACCCTGTTGTCCGTGAACCAGATTATACTACAATGCCTGGGCCATGTTCTACCAGCATCTCAGAGCCAGATTATACCACAATTCCTGGGCCATGCTCTACCAACATCCCTGGGTCACATTGTACCGTGGTTCCTAGGTCTTGCTCTACCAATATCTCAGAGCCAGATTATACCACAATTCCTGGGCCATCCTCTACCAATGTCCCTGGGTCAGATTGTACCATAGTTCCTAGGTCATGCTCTTCCAACATCACAGAGCCAAATTATACCACAATTCCTGGGCCATCATCTACCAAAATCCCTGACTCCGGCTGTGCCATGGTTCCTGGGCCATGTATTACCAATATCTCTGAGCCAAGCTCAGAGCCATGTTCTACCAACATTCCTGAACCTGGTTACCTGAATGCCTCAGAGCCCATCCACGGCAAGGTTCCTGATCAGGGCTATACCAAGATACCTGACCAGGGATACTCTAAGGCACCAGAGCCATGCCAGGCCAAGATTCCTGAGGTGTGCCCCACAACTGTCACCCCGATATTAGCTCAGCAGAAGACCAAGCAGAAGTAA